The Vicia villosa cultivar HV-30 ecotype Madison, WI linkage group LG1, Vvil1.0, whole genome shotgun sequence genome includes a region encoding these proteins:
- the LOC131605909 gene encoding putative B3 domain-containing protein At5g58280, producing the protein MAKGSSSNNYEEARKLRLEQNNKKFQDLGISMISKQLTQIASFSNKSPKRCLKQKSKTNDVSEQRRSSRARNKVTSYTEEFSTDFPHKSSRPRKRSRSSPSSWGSYIARPLDEIKEATKQERDRAYKAAEKLESNLQSPNPSFVKSMVRSHVYSCFWLGLPSRFCLDHLPKEGCNMILEDEEGSEYAAVYIGHRSGLSGGWRAFALEHKLDDGDALVFELVKADRFKIYIVRAFPNIGEKEEEENDTLVEEETTHTIKATKKSKAASNLESASKKTKKRKHAIETKESENSEESLPESNIDKESKPQRVHSSRKTKSSQKKMQKISEVPSTPEQKEESQIEVAKPKEAIQKTRSSQRKLQKISEVSTTPEPKGEAQVKTMKPKEATKLSRKSKEGNLSKKKEHVQHDAIESMEDVKDDAIESTKDKPDEKPSEHVSQKPPKKRAVKFFSKKTSISNLICVVKKP; encoded by the exons ATGGCAAAGGGTAGCTCCAGTAACAACTATGAAGAGGCTAGAAAACTAAGATTGGAACAAAACAATAAGAAATTTCAG GATTTAGGGATTTCAATGATTTCAAAACAATTGACTCAAATCGCAAGTTTTTCCAACAAGTCACCG AAACGCTGTCTCAAACAGAAATCAAAGACTAACGATGTATCGGAACAAAGGCGCTCTTCTCGTGCTAGAAACAAAGTTACTTCATACACTGAAGAG TTTAGCACAGATTTTCCACATAAGAGTTCACGTCCACGGAAGAGGTCAAGGTCAAGTCCATCGTCATGGGGAAG TTACATTGCGAGGCCACTAGATGAAATCAAAGAAGCtacaaaacaagaaagagatcgtGCTTATAAGGCTGCAGAGAAACTCGAAAGCAATTTGCAGTCTCCAAATCCATCATTTGTCAAGTCAATGGTCCGGTCTCATGTTTATAGCTGCTTTTGGTTG GGTCTTCCTAGTAGATTTTGTCTGGACCATCTTCCAAAAGAGGGGTGTAACATGATATTAGAGGATGAAGAGGGCTCAGAGTATGCTGCTGTTTACATTGGCCATAGAAGTGGGCTAAGTGGTGGCTGGAGAGCATTTGCGTTGGAACATAAATTGGATGATGGTGATGCACTTGTTTTTGAATTGGTTAAGGCAGACAGATTTAAG ATTTATATTGTTAGAGCATTTCCAAATATTGgtgaaaaagaggaagaagaaaacgatactttggTGGAAGAAGAAACTACGCACACAATCAAAGCAACAAAAAAATCTAAGGCTGCAAGTAACCTTGAATCAGCATCAAAGAAGACTAAAAAGCGAAAACATGCCATTGAAACTAAGGAATCAGAGAATTCTGAAGAAAGTCTGCCAGAAAGTAACATTGACAAAGAATCCAAACCGCAGAGGGTACATTCTAGTAGAAAAACAAAATCTTCTCAGAAAAAAATGCAAAAGATATCTGAAGTACCAAGTACTCCTGAGCAAAAAGAGGAATCACAAATTGAAGTTGCGAAACCAAAGGAAGCTATACAGAAAACTAGATCTTCTCAGAGAAAGCTTCAAAAGATATCTGAAGTATCTACTACTCCTGAGCCAAAAGGGGAGGCACAAGTTAAAACTATGAAACCAAAGGAAGCTACAAAGTTGTCAAGGAAGTCCAAAGAAGGTAACTTGAGCAAGAAGAAAGAACATGTTCAGCATGATGCGATTGAGTCAATGGAAGATGTTAAGGATGATGCAATCGAGTCAACGAAAGATAAGCCAGATGAAAAACCAAGCGAACATGTTTCACAGAAACCTCCAAAAAAACGAGCTGTTAAGTTTTTCAGTAAGAAAACATCAATTTCCAATTTAATCTGCGTGGTTAAAAAGCCTTAG
- the LOC131637571 gene encoding ACT domain-containing protein ACR8, producing the protein MEWSACTDEYEKLVFRMSTPRVVIDNAVCTNSTIVKFDSARKHGILLEAVQILSDLNLFIKKAYVSSDGRWFMDVFHVTDQDGNKLTDESVLKYIEQSLGSIHNGKINHRNGLTALELKGTDRVGLLSEVFAVLAEFQCDVVEAKVWTHNGRTASLIYVKDCTSGTSIEDSQKISRLEARLRYVLQGDSDIRSVKTSISDVVIHPERRLHQMMFADRDYQKSPILKFTSETPLVTVQNWAERGYSVVNVQCKDRVKLLFDVVCNLTDMEYVVFHATINTRIDQAYMEFYIRHKDGTPISSEPERQRVIQCLQAAVERRSCEGVRLELSTEDRQGLLAEVMRTFRENGLNVTRADITTTGDLAANVFYATDAIGYPADQKIIESVREKIGLSNLKVKELPIVSHEKAGREDQSVGVGGAVLLSLGSIVRRNLYNLGLIKSCS; encoded by the exons ATGGAGTGGTCTGCTTGTACGGACGAGTACGAGAAGCTTGTTTTTCGTATGAGCACTCCCAG GGTTGTCATTGACAATGCGGTTTGCACCAATTCAACTATAGTGAAG TTTGATAGTGCTAGAAAGCATGGAATTCTTTTGGAAGCGGTGCAGATTCTCAGCGATCTGAACCTTTTCATTAAGAAAGCATATGTTTCCTCTGATGGCAGATGGTTCATGGATG TTTTTCATGTTACGGATCAAGATGGAAATAAGTTGACAGATGAGAGTGTTTTGAAGTATATTGAACAG TCACTTGGTAGCATTCACAATGGAAAAATCAATCATAGAAATGGTCTCACTGCTTTGGAATTAAAGGGGACGGATCGTGTTGGTCTTCTTTCTGAAGTGTTTGCAGTATTGGCTGAGTTTCAATGCGATGTGGTTGAGGCTAAAGTTTGGACACATAATGGCCGGACTGCTTCGTTAATTTATGTTAAGGATTGCACCTCTGGAACCTCTATTGAAGATTCTCAGAAAATTAGTCGGCTCGAAGCACGTTTGAGATATGTTTTACAAGGAGATAGTGATATCAGGAGTGTAAAAACATCTATCTCTGATGTTGTTATTCACCCTGAAAGAAGGCTCCACCAGATGATGTTTGCCGACCGTGATTATCAGAAGAGTCCGATTTTAAAGTTCACTTCAGAAACACCGTTAGTGACTGTTCAAAATTGGGCTGAAAGGGGTTATTCGGTTGTTAATGTCCAGTGCAAGGATCGCGTCAAGTTATTGTTTGATGTTGTGTGCAATTTGACAGACATGGAATATGTTGTGTTCCATGCAACTAtcaacacaaggattgatcaagcATACATG GAGTTTTATATAAGACATAAGGATGGCACCCCGATTAGTTCAGAACCGGAGCGTCAACGGGTGATTCAATGCTTGCAAGCGGCTGTAGAGAGAAGATCATGTGAGGGTGTTAGACTAGAGTTATCAACGGAAGACAGACAAGGGCTTCTAGCCGAGGTGATGAGAACGTTCCGAGAGAACGGGTTGAATGTGACTAGGGCAGACATAACCACGACCGGTGACCTGGCCGCAAATGTTTTCTACGCAACAGATGCCATTGGATACCCGGCTGACCAAAAAATCATCGAGTCGGTTAGAGAGAAAATTGGGTTAAGCAATTTAAAAGTGAAGGAGTTGCCTATTGTAAGTCATGAGAAGGCAGGGAGGGAAGATCAATCAGTTGGAGTTGGCGGGGCAGTGCTATTGTCCCTTGGGAGCATTGTGAGAAGGAATCTATACAATTTGGGTTTAATCAAATCTTGTTCTTGA